In Enoplosus armatus isolate fEnoArm2 chromosome 12, fEnoArm2.hap1, whole genome shotgun sequence, the DNA window agagacgggCCAAGCCAGGCGCCTCCTGACAGGCTCCAAAAGTTTGGAAAACACCTGCAAGGACAGCAGGGAGGAACGGGAGAGTTAAACaaggagcagacagacagtggaggaagacaggaggaaagaaaagatgaggaCGATTGACCCAGATGTCTGGGGAGAGTTAAAGGAGAAAACGGGGCAGATGTTGAACCATACAAATGAAAAGACTACAGGGAGACTGGTagcaggaagtggaggagaaagtaaaaaggaaaggaaatgcaGGATGTTTAGAACGTAAGAACGGCAGGCAGAAGGCCCCTCTCACCTTTCTGACCGTCTTCTGTAAagcaggggagggaggaagagacacaAAAGCAGCACTCAAAATAAATAACTACAAACTCTTGTTCTCCTGAGTACAGTCTGCAGGCCAACAACTGATGCAGGACTGAagagagtgaaatgaaagtgagTTTCAGTGTGGACGGAGAGCTGGAAGGTGGATTGAAACAGTGGTTCTCTTTGGAGTTTGTGATGGATGAttggatgatgaagatgataaacATGCAGCGgacagaaggaaacaaaaactgAGGGAAGGATTCACCtagaaataaaaggcaacaaGGAGAACTTCAAACTAAAACACACGTTGTTATATccctggagagaaaaaatgtcACTCACTTAAAAACTTGTAATTTGACTCTTGTGTCTTAAACGTTGACTTAAATGTAAACCCCAACTTAACCAAAAATAATCCCCAGTCTTCataaatgaacaacaaaacacagtagtttttttttatataaataaacatttttgatgGAGATCATTTAAATTTAGCTATTAACCAGGAAGTATATGTATTGAGtgaaacattttacagctgaataATAAacctgtcagtgctctctggtggacaaactatgaaATGCAGGGCTGGAAGTTGTTCAATCGATGGACAGAATTTTATAACGGCCTGATCCTGATCATTTAACTTATTTATTaagcacaaatgccaaacatttgctggtccTAATCTGCCAGACATTTTCTGTCGAAAAACATTTGACCTAAAGTGCATCAGTTCTAGCTGAAAGTACCTGATATAACTCCTAATAATTAATACCTAAATGCCCTAACAATAACCATTATAAAACTTGTTGAAAGTGTTTTCCTTCAAGCCcaatctttaaaacattttatttcttgctACACAATCTCTCCTCACCATGTAgattaataaatacacacacacacacacacttcaatgaCCCACCTGTTCCCAGAGTGTATCAGCCACCAGATCTATCATCGTTCCCACCTCCCGAAACTCTCCAGAATACTTCACATACGCCCAGGCACAGAGCGACAGCAGAGCCACGCCCATCACCAGGTTAGCCAGCGCCGCTAAGGTGCTCAGGCCGATGAAGCCCGTCACCCCAGACACCACGTAGGTGACGAACATGACTGCAAAAAGCGTGGCGGGTGTGCGTGCTGCGTAGAAGATGTTTTTGCTGTCGTTGTGCTTGGAGAAGTTGGAGTAGGTCTCGTCCAGCTCAGACTCCAGCTGGCTCTGGTAGCGCTGGCAGAACTCCTCACCGCCCATTTTCTTTACGGAGCGGAAGAAACGCACCGAGTGCTCGCGAAACTCCTCGTGGCAGCGCTCCAGGTCAGCCGGGGCGATGTACGGCTTGTCCCCACCGCAGACCTGAAAAGGAAAGACGGGTAGTAAGTGACAGAGGAAGAACGTGTGACTGACAGAAGAGATGAAGACTCCACTtccattatattatattcagtATTCACCATATTAAGCACGCCCTTACCTGCTCCATGCTCTTGCCGTACATGTCTTTGGCTCCTGCCACTGCAGTCAAGTTGTTGGCTTCTGCGGTCGCctgacaaacaggaaaacacattgACATTCAAGATAGCTTTGATGACCACTGGAGATGAGAATTAAAACCTGAAAAGCGTGACCCATACTTAATAGAGATCCCTCTGTTTTGAGATAGTAACTAACCTGCAGCATGGACTTTGGGTGAGGCAGTTCCTCACCTTGGTAGATCTTTATGTAGGCCTGCAGGAATGTGAAATAATACAGATGATCACACCAGTGTTTCCGGTCTGGCAGCTAACACAGGAAATAAACTGCCTGGCAAGAGTCATTTTGGGGGACATATTTGAAGTGTGCAACAGGATTCAATACTGCCAAGCACACCTATGTTACGTCCACTTGTGTGTCTGGAAAGTTTAAAACACAGCTCTGCAAACCATCATCACCCTGATGTGTCATCATTTTATGATTGAGGTTttcaagttttttctttttctctagaGGAGTCTACTGTGTCGTTTATTCACCATAAATATtctgtttgatattttttggCAGCAGAATGTATAATTTGAGGCTGTATGGTTATCGTCCTGTGACCTATGAGTGTGAAAACCACTGGACTTTAATAAAATCCTGCAGGACCTTGAAGTACTCCAGGAGATCTCTGCAGGTGACTTTGTTGCCTCCGATCTCCTTCTCTACCAGTCGGTCTGGGGCCAGGAGGAGAGGCACCAGCTTGGCCAGCGACCTCTTAAAATCGCCATTgatgtctgaaacacacaaacacgcatgaCATTTCAGTCCAGCATGCTTTAGCCATCCCTCTTCATCATTAGTAcacgtgtgtgttcatgctgtcTCACCTCTCAGCCTGCCGTCAAAGTAGGGGTTGGTGGCCACCTTGAGGCCAGGATGTGGCAGCAGGAAGCAGCCGATGTTGGAGAAGCAGGAGTGGATGTGCTTCCTCACATTCTGCAACTCTTCGTGTTGGTTCTGTTTCACCTGAgtcagcagaaaacaaaatactctCACAGTGAAAGTGTGCTAAGCAAATTTGTGTAGAACAAAGTATGTTCATGCTTTTCAAAAAGGGGTGTGGTGTGCCTGACAggaagagtgagtgtgtgaccTGCTGCAAAAGTATCTTCAACAATGTGAAGAAAAACTATTTGTTTGATCAGCAACCTGCATcctcaaaaaacaacaacaaaagtacattttcaacttttaaaagaaagagTCTCACCTGTAGTCTTCTCTCCAGGAAGCTGTTGCCTCCTTCCAGCCCGTAGTTGTGTTCATAAGGATAACACCAGTCCCGAATCAGGAACATCAGGGACTAAAACACACCGGCAACATCACAGAGACACAATGAGACACATTATGATTGATGTTGGGAAGAAAAAGTAGTTCAATAGTATAAGGCATTCATTAATTAAGACTATACAAATGTCTCCActacatgcatgtacacacagtgtCCAGAAGCAGACAGTACCTGGAAAGGTTTCAGGTAGATCTCTTCCATTGCCAGCCGGCCATATTCTGTGAAGAGCTacatatgagaaaaaaaactaattatGATCAGAAAACAGACGTTACTGTAACAGACTTTTTTCCTGGTAGAAGAAATGACACCAACCTGCAGATGCTGCAGGTCGTCCTCCTGGATGTTCTGGGAGAGATTGtacacctgaaaacaaaaaaacaaacatcagttttacattttaaagggaaaaaaagaaacagcttaTTAAACTAAACAAGACATGCTTTAAGTCTCACCTGTACAGAGCTGGTCATTGTGCTGAGGGCGAACACAGTGGCACAGTCCTTTATGGTGGACTGGCTGTCAAAGGCTCCCTGAGTGTCAACAAGGAGCACAGCAACCTGTTGGGACGAGATGCAATAAATGTAATATGCTGCCAGCTTCAGCTTGTAGGCCAAGATACTCCCAAAGATACATTTGGATCTCACAAGAACTTCtggtattgttttttttgtctaccTTGCTGCCATCAGGCTTGTCGACCACAAAGACTTCGCTCCAGATCTGAATTCCTGTGGTCTCCCTCTCGCAGCCTCCTCTCCAGGTGAACCCTGTCAGGGGCTCGTCGTCACCTCCCATCCACGACTCATCCTGCAGCAGAGGGAacgagggaggagagagggagggggtaaaatgagaggaaagagaaacagaagaaaaatccACATGGTTTGAGAGGACAGATGAGGGGTGAAGTGTGAGGGGCAGGACAGACAGGCAAAGGGAGGAGTGAAAAAGTATAGGTCAATGGACTGAAGTCCACCAGCATTTGGCTAAGATTAATACCTGGAGGAATATTCATTTTACAAGAGGAGCCGTCTTTATTTGTGGtgaaataatgtattatattgttatattgtatCTTAATTAGTCTGTGAccacaatatttccattttccaatTGTGTCCAAACTGGTGTGAAATTTGATCTGCACATTCACACTTCAATAGAAAAAACCCATAATTTTGGTGACCCTGCAGTCTTTAATCCAACACCACCATCAGGCCACACTGTGACAAGCCTTATATAACTAACACATCATCTACCAGTGCAGTGTTGACTGAGAAAACAACTGGGATGTTTATTAGACCTTGATAAAAAGGTCTTTCTTGTTTGCCTACTTGCAGTGTTAATCCACAGCAGGGCACTGTAGCATCACACCCAACACCtcatgtttttacagtgtatagTGTCTAAAGTAACAGCATGAACACATCACTCTGGAAGACTCTGAATGAAAAGCTTTTACTGATCATTATAAGCCCCTCAACACAAAACAGCTAACACTGTTGAAAGCAAGACATTGTGACCTTGTATTTCTGGCTGACAAGTTAGCTGATCGACTGACCACAAATAGGAAACATAAACAAACCTCACAAGCAAATACCTCATTTGCAAGGCAAAGCATTCATGAACTCTGATTCCTGGTTACTGCAGCATGGCGTCTGTGCTGAGTGACTAACCAGGATCTTATGACAGAGCAAAATGATAGTTTGTcatttgataataataaatacctGCAGTGCAAGAATACTCCCCATAACCACAGCCTGAACAAACAGCATCaatgtggaaaaatgtgaaCACATGCAGTTCTGGTCTGACTTGCATGAATGGCCGTGTTCATGCTGCCAAACAGCTGTGAGAAAGGGCCCGGAcattcctccctctttcctgttgtgtgtgtgtgttaaagtgtgtgtgcatgtgtgtgtgttagagagcaTGTGCAAGTGAGTGTAAGGTGATCCTGGCTGCTGTCAGAAGGTCTGAAGGACTAGTTGTTGATACTTATGTCGGTGGAAGTCACACAGTTGTTGGGTGGACATGctcaagaatgtgtgtgtgtgtggacatgtaaTGTACCACTTTGTGTtattcatatttacagacaaagGCCTGTAACCACACAGGAAAATTAGGTATACTAGATCAAAACGCtaacaaaacactgatttaCTATCATAGCGTTCCCCAACACTTTAAAATCCACCTACCCAGACGTCTGAGACCAGTTAAACCACCCTGTCACATTAATGCTCCTTACTGCACGTCTTACTCACCTGGCTGAGTAAGTTTCTCAGTCCGAGATCAAACAGGAAACTCTTGTTTTGTACTTATTCATCTAGCCCACCGGTTTTCACAATCTCTACTGACTGCGAACGTTACACAACATCAAAGCCCCAGAGGAGGGGTGCACTGTTTATTtggcacatgtaaacacaccttCAGCAGGGGCCATTCAGAATTAGTACAAATGTGAACTTCAGAAGTAGATGAGGTCAggtcaactattttgataatcgattaatcgctTTGAGTAATTCACTGGTTTCCTTAGTCTTCTTTGAttgtacattaaatatatatttaggtttttgactgttgattggacaaaacaagaaatctgaAGAGATCTTGGGTTCTGGGACATTTCGGTGGACATTTTTCcctattttgtgacattttatgaaccaaacgacagagaaaataatcagttgataatcattaatgaaaataactgttagttgcagcactaTTTTACAGTTGTGTGGcatttaaagaaacaaatctcagttttatttctgcAAAAATGACCATGTAATTATCAGTCATGTGTATattgatacatttaaaaaaacaaaacacatcactgtgCAAGTTATCAAAACAATTATAATTGTGAACTCCTCCAGCTTCAGCCGGTGCAAAGACACGTACAGATACGTACGTATCATCAGTGCATCCATGGTGTAAATTCTGACTGGATATTATTTTGTCCTGATTATAAACTTCTAATCAATATGCAACATAACAGGAACACTGGACATCATGTGTTGACATGCTCTTTTAAATGAATCTCCACAGACTATGAACCCTTGTTATGTCCAGAAACAGTATGAAAATCACACATTATTTATCTCACCTGACTGTGCATGTAGCGCAGCATGAAGTCCAGCAGGAAGGACTTGCCCTTGCGGAAGGCCCCGGCCacagacaccaccaccacattcAGGTCCTTCACGTGATCCTGCAGCAGGATCTTCTCCAGCGCTGCAGCGTCCAGCTCAAAGCTGTGCTCATCCTCGTTGGCCAGGACGATCTGGATGGGCCTGgccttttcttcctctatcACTGCCTGAAGACATGAGTTTGCAATCAATCAGGGCTTTCTGGCATTGAGAGAGGTTTAAGTGATTTACACTGGTGATGAGGCAGGTTtcatggaggagggagggaacgGAAAATTACAAGGCTGAGATCAGCAACAAAGCGTCTCCAGCCTCTCCAATGTGAaggtttgctgctttttcctgtctttcatTATAgtgaattgaatatctttgttggtcaaaccaaaacaactaTTTTAAGACATCATCAGGCTCTGGGAAAATATGTTAATTTTCATCATTGTTTTATAGACTACTATAGACAACTACTCgataaattgagaaaataatcatcagattaatagataatgaaaataactgttagttgcagccctgattGTCATTAACTGATGATGaattgagaaaatgtatttggatTATCTCGATTCTTGCCTATTCCCTTCCATAAAATGTAGTAGTATAGTATGTACTCCCAAATTTAAACAAATTGTTGTAGCTTAGGTCCAAAGCTATGTGTTAAAAGCATTTTCTTCTGGATAAAGTACAGAGTggtgaaagatgaaagaaaaacaggtacTCTAAGTTACAGCTGCATCAAATCATAGTTAGATATGGTGCACATGCTTGTCAACAAACACTTTACCTCTTCTTCCTGAGTCTCTTCATCTGGTGAGGGGGTGAGGCTGGCATTTTTGCCCGAGTTTGAAGCCGTGGTCCTGGGAAGCAATTCATCCTCCAGGTCTTCGGGCCTGGCTAAAGGAGGCCTCTGCTTATGCCGAAAAATGGGGACATCTTCCACGCCACTCAAGCCTTTagagtaaaaagagagaaagatcaaATTAGACTGGTTAGATAGCAGCATTCAACATGTTAGGTTGCAGACAATGGGCGtaaagtaagaagaagaagaagaagaagaatgtggaAACAGGGTTATGACCAAAAACCATTTTTCTAAAGGAACATGATTCATTGTTATACATTTGTTTGCGTGACATAACTACTATTGTTCTGAGAAgttaaagagaaagtgaaataTTATGTGGCCCTATATGTGGTCAAATTGTAGACAGGAATCTTTCCAGCATTTTGTCCTGCGCTAAATACTGTTATCCACATGTAGGTCAAGCTCAAAAATAGCCTTGCGCTGAAAATCACAAAGGGCCAGCAAAAAggacacaagaaaaaaaaaaaaaagctacgaGGACAGCGTTTTCACATTTCTCTTCTCTGCCattttgatgtttctgtgaaaGTCTTTCCTTTAAATCTAAAGCACATTTCCTCTAAAACTGCAAGATGCCTTCCTTCCTGTCACATGAACCACAAACTACaacgtatacacacacaagtagcTCGTCTTGgcagcattgtttttttttatcattttcacaattgatttattttatagattaatcaattaatcgttgtGTCCATAACTATCACTATCACCATATTATTCACAAATTAAGCAGCTTGAAAAAAAGCACTAACATCCTGTAACATTATCACAGTTTACCCTTGTTCCCTGCTTTCCTTTCAAGACATAGAAATCACTGGTGCTGCAGGATTAAGATGACACTCCTTGAAGTACATAATGAAAGTGGCAATCCCTTGGTCATATAGTCCACAGTGAGTCCACTGAACAGGTAGGACAACAAGTATCAAGCATTAatcattcaaacatttcaagTGAGTATTCATTCAGCTGTTCAGAGTTGTAGCACCATAATGGTTCTCACCACATACAAATTAGGTTTCGGAAAACCAACAGGACCCAACAGACTGCTCCTGGTATTGCTTCATAGACACACCTGGATACAACACCTGTATCCAACAATAAGAAAACTAATACAGCATACAGTAGCTATGAGGTCATCTATGTCTagcaagcaaaaacaaattctAATGACACATCAAGAGGGCACACAACGAACACTAAAGGTTGCGTGAGTGCACACAAATGATTTTACCCCTCACTAAGTAGCCACACAAATGCTAATTCGATTATTTTCACGATCAATTAACCTGATAATTATCTTCTTGattaaattgattaatttgctaaagcccaaggtgacaaagtcaaatatcttgttttgtccgactaacagtccaaaaccccgAAGATGTCAAATTAACATCACATatgacaaacagcagaacaTCCTCACAATTGTGTgttagaaaacaaaactgtctgtcttctaaacaattaatcaactaatcatttatTATATGATAATAGATAGTTGGTAGATAATTATCTAAAGATTAAGCTAGATATGaaagcttttttgttgtttttaatgcagctttgaaTCCACTGGTTTAGACTTCAAAACCAAATATATCCAAGTCTGTGTGCTTAATTGAGAGAGCAATAACTGTGGGGAAACAGAACACCTCTCAAACAAACTTGTAGAgtattgtctgtctgtcttgacTGCTGGATGCTGATATGCCACCTGTGTGGTTGACGTAGGAAGAGAGCAGCTTATGCTGTACAAACAATTTGATTACAAACTTGTCCTCCATGCATAGCCTCAGGTAGTGTCTGGTCGTGAGAACACAAATTAGCTTTCACATAAGTTAGAAAACAAGACAGCCAGACATCACATCTTTTTTACACAGTACATTGATGCATAATGAATTTCAAATGAGCATTTTCTTCGGAAGTGCTGGGCACTATCAATCTGCTGGTCTAAGCCAAGGAACCAGTGATGTAAGGGGGaaagaacatttttcaaatggCGCATCTATAAAACCAACAGCATGATTTAGACAATGTTCAAGATACAAGCAATGACTCTTAGTTGttatgctgtgtgtttgtttatgtactTTTTTAAGaagtaaaaaaggaaatgcaggCTTGTTTGACTCCCCGGCACTGGCAGCGTCTGGCACTGCACTCAAGACCATTTCAAGGTGGTGGGAGGGCAGTTTTGAGAACATTGAGTGACATTCTTGCTCACGAGGACAACTGTAAATGGGACATTCAAAGATCAACCTGGAGGTGCTGCAAATTCTCAAAGGGCAGCAACAATGCTGTGCTAGTGTTTGAGGAGCTGCTGTAAGCACGGAGCAGTTACAGTAATCTGCTCCACACACAAATGCTCCTGCACATTTCCCCAGTCTGTGGCAGTGCAGGTTTCCCTCAAGCACTCAGCAGGATGAAGTGGCACAGACTGCAGCCATAGAGGGGACCAGCACAAAGACACTATTCTGCTGTGGGGCTGTGAGGAGTCTGTATTGCagcagaatgtgtgtgagagacaaaacacaataaGCATGCAAGGAAGCATAACAGCCAGTGGAAAACCATTAGCTCAGCTGATACGTGCATTCACTGCTACACTCACCCTTCATGATAAAGTGGCTAATGCACTGTCTTACTCCTCAGCTTGCAGAAAACAAGGGCAGAACTAAAATTAGCTACATTACTTCTTATCTTATGGAGGCACTGAGCAGATGTTAACTGGCCTACATGTTTTCCTGCCCAAAACACTCACAAAGTTACCAAGGGATTAGTTTGTAcagtacataaacacacaagtgTTGTGCATCCCTCCTGTACTGATGGGGGTCTATCTTTAACTATACATGGCAAGAATAGAGTGCATGTACGCAGGCTAGCCTACATATCAGCACTGCGTCCCAAATCAGCTCTGCCTTCCCTGGACTCCTGCACTATATCTGAGGCAGACTTTGATAAGGCCATGGTCCACTTAAGTTAACCAGCTGTCTAAATACGGGATGTTTCATACTTTAAAAGAGGCAATTTCTCTGGCTTTTTCCAAAGGATTTAGTGTAGAAACCTTAACAAATCTTTGGGAGTGAAGTTGAGTTATGCAAGGAAAATACTACTGTGAGTTAGTCAGTGACAATGATGTTTTGTTGGTTACGACATTTCAccttttcatttgaatcatAAGAGAGAACACTGGCACTTTAAGTTTAGAAAGCAGGGAAAACATCTCCTTTCTACTGTTGCAACACTGATTATTAATCCCTCAACACCCTCTTCTAGACTTGTGACATCCAGGCTATGCacttcaaataataataatagtttcaGCAACCAGGCTACATGTGTTTACTATATGTCAAGACAACAAGCCTGCACAGAGTGAGTTTACGAAAGAGAACGAGGAATCCACCGTAGCCTATTAAGATGCAGGTACACTGACTTCCCTGCACACCAGCGCCAACAGACAACCTGACACGGCCTCCCTGGACAAGAGTCAACGAGGGCAAATGTTCAATTGCAGCAAGCAGACCAATTGGGAGTCTGTGAGGACAAAGTGCAGATTAAGAGCAGCCGAAGTGAATGAATGTTGTTGCCACAGAGTCAGCTGGCCTGTGTGAAAGTAGACATAAGGGTTATCATGATAAGGGACTCCTGACCATATCTCAGTGATGAGCTTTTCTACATGTTTGTAGAAATGtacaacaacagacaaaagatTAGAGTGCGCTGGAGTAAAATTGTCCATTCATTTGTCCGCTGTCATATTGGCAgaagaaaaatattgttttttgtcttttaagaTGTTAAAACATAATGTCTGTATTGATACacaactttttttatttgtaattaacaaaacaaattgttAAAATGCCCGTCACAAGTTCTGAGAGCCCAAcgtgacatttttaaatgccttgttttatccaaccaacagtcaaaaacccagAGTAGTTTGATATGACAGAagcacatttgagaagcttgagCCAGATaacatttgccatttttgctcGATTAcacaactgaaatgattaatggaTTATCAAAGTTATTGCCgattatcaattaatcgattaattgtttcagatCTATAAAACAGGGCTCTGGCAATagccctctttctctcacttgcCAAAGCAGTCATTACAACATAGTGCTTTAAATCAACAGCACTGTTAACACAGATGGGGAGATGGATCCTTACTAATCTAtcataatatattgtatatttggTGGTTTCGGAATGAAAACCTTGATCctggttttaaaaaaacaaccttaaCACTGATGCTTAAGAACCCAGTCCAAAGAAATTGTTAtcacatttactttaaaaagCTTGGGAATACAGACATTTGTGCACATTTGTAAGTAATATTAAGTTGAGTTAGACACCACACTGAGTCTGCAAAGTGAGGAACCTGGAACCTTTCACTGGCTGTAAAATACACACTCGTGTATCTAGTTGTGTTCAGAGGACAAAATTAGTCTCGCAATTACGGG includes these proteins:
- the atl2 gene encoding atlastin-2 isoform X2, producing MAEVSGLRSRNHFEPNCKSRVVDEGLSGVEDVPIFRHKQRPPLARPEDLEDELLPRTTASNSGKNASLTPSPDEETQEEEAVIEEEKARPIQIVLANEDEHSFELDAAALEKILLQDHVKDLNVVVVSVAGAFRKGKSFLLDFMLRYMHSQADESWMGGDDEPLTGFTWRGGCERETTGIQIWSEVFVVDKPDGSKVAVLLVDTQGAFDSQSTIKDCATVFALSTMTSSVQVYNLSQNIQEDDLQHLQLFTEYGRLAMEEIYLKPFQSLMFLIRDWCYPYEHNYGLEGGNSFLERRLQVKQNQHEELQNVRKHIHSCFSNIGCFLLPHPGLKVATNPYFDGRLRDINGDFKRSLAKLVPLLLAPDRLVEKEIGGNKVTCRDLLEYFKAYIKIYQGEELPHPKSMLQATAEANNLTAVAGAKDMYGKSMEQVCGGDKPYIAPADLERCHEEFREHSVRFFRSVKKMGGEEFCQRYQSQLESELDETYSNFSKHNDSKNIFYAARTPATLFAVMFVTYVVSGVTGFIGLSTLAALANLVMGVALLSLCAWAYVKYSGEFREVGTMIDLVADTLWEQVLKPLSEHYMEDNVRQTVVNSIKASLTEQGSQHTKLKTH
- the atl2 gene encoding atlastin-2 isoform X1 → MAEVSGLRSRNHFEPNCKSRVVDEGLSGVEDVPIFRHKQRPPLARPEDLEDELLPRTTASNSGKNASLTPSPDEETQEEEAVIEEEKARPIQIVLANEDEHSFELDAAALEKILLQDHVKDLNVVVVSVAGAFRKGKSFLLDFMLRYMHSQDESWMGGDDEPLTGFTWRGGCERETTGIQIWSEVFVVDKPDGSKVAVLLVDTQGAFDSQSTIKDCATVFALSTMTSSVQVYNLSQNIQEDDLQHLQLFTEYGRLAMEEIYLKPFQSLMFLIRDWCYPYEHNYGLEGGNSFLERRLQVKQNQHEELQNVRKHIHSCFSNIGCFLLPHPGLKVATNPYFDGRLRDINGDFKRSLAKLVPLLLAPDRLVEKEIGGNKVTCRDLLEYFKAYIKIYQGEELPHPKSMLQATAEANNLTAVAGAKDMYGKSMEQVCGGDKPYIAPADLERCHEEFREHSVRFFRSVKKMGGEEFCQRYQSQLESELDETYSNFSKHNDSKNIFYAARTPATLFAVMFVTYVVSGVTGFIGLSTLAALANLVMGVALLSLCAWAYVKYSGEFREVGTMIDLVADTLWEQVLKPLSEHYMEDNVRQTVVNSIKASLTEQGSQHTKLKTH